One Trichoderma atroviride chromosome 7, complete sequence DNA segment encodes these proteins:
- a CDS encoding uncharacterized protein (EggNog:ENOG41) — MAVIHLSGSELLSQWANLLSKSRSIKLNEADVTKDAVHPITLLGNISLVLSEQGALRESQIFSQISEISLTSPNHGGLGLKIDEEATQDDIHEISFLISAWLEALNSDDRKKHVGQSIQQVAPKDRPPMTVTEKIFAMHAIDSKGYVRTGETIRVSLDWIMASEASWAGMERTYDSLGNPGIFRNDRFWLAGDHVVEPRVKGVPAVQRLIESSEKARKVFKMTEYQGMNYTIMHTEFFRERAQPGMLIIGSDSHTCSSGAVGCLAIGLGAADVTMGLITGETWFKVPEVVKIEFIGEPSRGIGGKDVILYVLQQLKRNTVASDRIVEYTGAGLNYLSPDARFAIANMTTELGGVTGIFTPDHITKGFIDGRKLARHKNASHYFRPDEGAVYAESHIIDLSKVESFVAKYPNPDDVVPVTDVLGMKLDGCFIGACTTAEEDIILGALVLEQGLQMGLSPLRDGKKRKVVPGSLPILDRLQKLGLAQIYEDAGFEIGVPGCSYCVGISADRASEGEVWLSSQNRNFENRMGQGSIGNLASAATVAASSFSMAVANPQHFIDQIPAERWELMTGRGSLRGMSSGQEPNWVEPASPGEAATSESELVVNQLAISTSQGNETINTSEKKADESGQQDKSENAIIRGKIQRLGDFVDTDALAPAQFLISSRTNEELGAHCLEFTNPSFRSRAKEGFNVVVAGKAFGCGSSREQAVSALLGCDIKCVIAESFAFIYGRNQPSLGLLGFTMDDPAFYKAAADGEEISISLETNSLTIGDREFSFSLSAMERELVEAGGITPAFKKFGKQLFDMICGSTKDARREVEVRGQAAGMQW, encoded by the exons ATGGCAGTTATTCATCTTAGTGGTAGCGAACTGTTATCCCAATGGGCAAATCTACTTTCCAAATCTCGAAGCATTAAGCTCAACGAAGCCGACGTAACCAAAGATGCCGTGCATCCCATTACGTTGCTTGGTAACATAAGTCTCGTTCTCTCAGAACAAGGCGCTCTCAGAGAAAGCCAGATATTTTCACAAATATCTGAAATTTCCTTGACGTCGCCCAATCATGGAGGCTTGGGTCTGAAGATAGATGAGGAAGCAACACAAGATGACATACACGAGATCAGCTTCCTTATATCGGCGT GGCTGGAGGCACTCAACTCGGACGACCGAAAGAAACACGTTGGACAAAGTATTCAACAAGTGGCTCCAAAAGACAGGCCGCCGATGACAGTCACAGAGAAGATCTTTGCCATGCACGCCATTGACTCCAAAGGCTATGTTAGGACTGGTGAGACAATCCGAGTGTCTTTAGACTGGATCATGGCTTCAGAAGCATCTTGGGCG GGCATGGAACGCACATATGATAGTCTAGGAAATCCAGGAATTTTTCGCAACGATCGTTTCTGGCTTGCCGGAGATCACGTTGTGGAGCCTAGGGTCAAAGGCGTTCCAGCGGTTCAAAGACTCATCGAATCGTCTGAAAAGGCTCGCAAAGTCTTCAAAATGACAGAGTATCAAGGAATGAAT TATACCATCATGCATACCGAATTCTTCAGAGAACGCGCTCAGCCTGGAATGCTCATCATTGGCTCGGATTCTCATACGTGCTCTTCCGGTGCGGTTGGTTGCCTTGCCATTGGACTTGGAGCGGCAGATGTCACAATGGGTCTCATTACCGGAGAAACATGGTTCAAAGTACCTGAAGTTGTCAAGATTGAGTTCATTGGAGAGCCGAGCCGTGGCATTGGTGGCAAAGATGTCATCCTCTATGTGCTACAGCAACTCAAGAGAAACACAGTCGCATCAGATCGAATCGTCGAGTATACAGGAGCCGGCCTCAATTACCTCTCTCCAGATGCGCGATTTGCAATCGCTAATATGACAACT GAACTCGGAGGTGTTACAGGGATTTTCACTCCTGATCACATAACTAAAGGGTTCATTGATGGCAGAAAATTGGCGCGACATAAGAATGCATCGCATTACTTTCGCCCAGACGAGGGCGCGGTATATGCTGAATCACACATCATCGATCTATCCAAGGTTGAGTCATTCGTGGCCAAGTATCCAAACCCTGATGACGTCGTTCCTGTTACGGATGTTCTGGGTATGAAGTTGGACGGATGCTTCATTGGAGCATGTACTACTGCAGAGGAAGACATCATTCTTGGCGCATTGGTTTTGGAACAGGGACTACAGATGGGACTCTCTCCGCTGAGAGATGGCAAGAAGCGAAAGGTGGTTCCTGGATCCCTTCCTATTCTCGACAGGTTGCAAAAATTGGGACTTGCGCAGATATATGAAGACGCTGGCTTCGAAATTGGCGTTCCAGGATGCAGTTACTGCGTGGGCATATCGGCGGATCGTGCTTCAGAGGGCGAAGTATGGCTGTCGTCTCAAAATAGGAACTTTGAGAACCGTATGGGCCAAG GCTCTATTGGAAACCTCGCTTCCGCTGCTACGGTAGCGGCATCTTCATTTTCGATGGCAGTGGCAAATCCGCAGCATTTCATTGATCAAATCCCAGCAGAGAGATGGGAACTTATGACTGGCCGTGGGTCATTGAGGGGAATGTCATCAGGCCAGGAACCAAATTGGGTTGAACCAGCGAgtccaggagaagcagccacGAGCGAGAGTGAATTGGTTGTCAACCAATTGGCTATATCCACATCGCAAGGTAATGAAACAATTAACACCAGCGAGAAAAAAGCAGACGAGAGTGGACAACAAGATAAGAGTGAGAATGCAATAATCCGTGGGAAAATCCAGAGACTTGGAGATTTTGTTGATACAGATGCT TTGGCACCGGCCCAgtttctcatctcatctcggaCCAACGAAGAATTGGGAGCTCATTGCCTTGAATTTACAAATCCTTCCTTTCGCTCACGAGCCAAAGAAGGCTTCAACGTGGTAGTAGCGGGCAAAGCATTTGGCTGCGGCTCTTCAAGAGAGCAGGCCGTATCTGCATTACTTG GATGCGATATCAAATGTGTCATTGCAGAGTCCTTTGCTTTTATCTACGGCCGCAATCAGCCCAGCCTCGGACTTCTTGGCTTTACCATGGACGACCCGGCTTTTTacaaagctgctgcagacggTGAAGAAATAAGTATCAGTCTGGAAACTAATAGCCTTACAATCGGAGATCgagaattttcttttagtttATCTGCGATGGAGAGGGAGTTGGTGGAAGCAGGGGGCATTACACCAGCGTTTAAGAAGTTTGGCAAACAGCTCTTTGACATGATCTGCGGCAGCACCAAAGATGCTAGAAGAGAAGTAGAGGTCAGAGGCCAAGCGGCTGGTATGCAATGGTGA
- a CDS encoding uncharacterized protein (EggNog:ENOG41~MEROPS:MER0058228), producing MSETIKTVSIPNIAWETAADIHFPPNFDENKKYPAVVCAHPIGSCKEQTSGNIYGKAMAEAGFVVVAFDASFQGSSGGKPRFIEDPEFRVSDFRFVVDYIQTLAYVDADRIGVLGICGGGGYAINAAMTDYRFKCCVGITPVNFGRLSREGFASFDPVGALEKMAAQRTAEAQGGERLVINYLPSTVEDANKATSDIDIIEATEYYKTNRGKAPNGCTSGLFSFNSAALAWNAFNHAEVLMTRPLMVVVGEKPGGFGAYRDAHEIHGRAASKEKHIVVLPGASHYMLYDKPEAVKPALEQLLPFLKKHLGDAK from the coding sequence ATGTCTGAGACAATCAAGACCGTCAGCATCCCCAACATTGCTTGGGAGACAGCCGCCGACATTCACTTCCCGCCCAATTTCGATGAGAACAAAAAGTATCCCGCGGTCGTATGCGCCCATCCGATTGGATCATGCAAAGAACAAACTTCAGGCAATATTTATGGAAAAGCAATGGCAGAGGCAGGTTTCGTTGTCGTCGCCTTTGACGCATCTTTCCAGGGCTCCTCTGGTGGCAAGCCTCGCTTTATCGAAGATCCAGAGTTCCGCGTCTCTGACTTCCGTTTCGTCGTCGACTATATTCAGACTCTGGCCTATGTGGACGCCGATCGCATTGGCGTGCTTGGTATCtgtggcggaggaggctaTGCAATCAATGCTGCCATGACGGATTACCGTTTCAAGTGTTGTGTTGGTATTACGCCTGTCAACTTTGGCCGTCTCTCCCGTGAAGGCTTCGCCAGTTTCGATCCGGTTGGCGCTCTTGAAAAGATGGCTGCTCAGCGTACCGCCGAAGCTCAAGGCGGAGAGCGACTGGTTATCAACTACCTCCCATCAACGGTTGAAGATGCCAATAAAGCAACTAGCGATATCGATATTATCGAGGCCACCGAATACTACAAAACTAACCGGGGTAAAGCGCCCAATGGATGTACCAGCGGACTTTTCTCATTCAACAGCGCGGCCCTCGCATGGAATGCATTTAACCATGCAGAAGTGCTCATGACTCGACCTCTGATGGTCGTAGTTGGTGAAAAGCCGGGAGGATTTGGCGCTTACCGAGATGCTCATGAGATTCACGGCCGGGCAGCCTCTAAGGAGAAGCACATTGTAGTCCTTCCTGGTGCTTCACATTATATGCTGTACGACAAGCCCGAGGCCGTTAAGCCGGCGCTTGAGCAATTGCTGCCTTTCTTGAAGAAGCACCTCGGCGATGCCAAATAG
- a CDS encoding uncharacterized protein (EggNog:ENOG41~TransMembrane:12 (i7-31o51-71i80-98o104-124i136-156o168-189i258-280o286-311i323-343o371-394i406-425o437-456i)), with the protein MVRKAVYFYGIAPCTGGLAFGYDTGSMSGILAMPQFLNYFNHPSNFRQGGITASILAGAFAGSLLTGAFLADRLGRRKTILLGSAIFTIGCAISAAANNVEALVAGRVINGLGNGCLTMMVTMYQSEIAPREIRGRIISVFQCFVNFGILVAFWIQFGTSHINGSASWRLPMGLQMIATVTLHITMWFMPESPRWLVQKDRQEEALQVLAQVHAGGDVNDPYVQAELAEIVAKISFEKNHPPPSYFDMLIGTHRRRMWIGIGVQFWQSMTGINVIMYYAVFLFQQAGLGATSSSLLANGLQGVVLNVFTYPNMYYMDKWGRRWPMVIGGVGMGISMMIIGILMKTEGNPVFDSLTQKTNFDFANAAASRTIIAFVYIYVAVFAITWACVAWVYPPEIFSMSMRGRATSMTTATNWFVNFWFALYIPTAMAKISWKLYIIFMALCYLMSIVVFLFYPESAGKTLEEMDFLFTKGRSPWTFLDREATKIGALFQRDLEHGEALTVFDEDGILSKDKVNQVEDVVEAGGGHEKE; encoded by the exons ATGGTGAGAAAG GCAGTCTACTTTTATGGCATTGCGCCATGTACCGGAGGCTTAGCCTTTGGATAT GACACGGGCTCAATGA GCGGCATCTTGGCAATGCCACAGTTCTTAAACTACTTTAACCACCCAAGCAACTTTCGTCAAGGAGGTATCACGGCGTCCATCTTGGCGGGAGCCTTTGCGGGCTCTCTCTTGACGGGCGCTTTCCTTGCAGACAGACTGGGCCGACGGAAGACGATTTTGCTTGGGTCTGCGATTTTCACGATTGGTTGTGCtatttctgctgctgcgaatAATGTCGAGGCTCTTGTTGCGGGAAGAGTCATCAATGGACTTGGAAATGGATgcttgacgatgatg GTTACCATGTACCAAAGCGAGATTGCGCCGAGAGA GATTCGCGGCCGTATCATTAGTGTTTTCCAGTGTTTTGTCAACTTTGGCATTCTTGTCGCGTTCTGGATTCAATTCGGAACAAGTCATATCAACGGCAGCGCATCATGGAGGCTTCCAATGGGGCTACAGATGATT GCTACGGTGACTCTGCATATTACCATGTGGTTCATGCCCGAATCGCCCAGATGGCTCGTCCAGAAAGATAGACAGGAAGAGGCGCTGCAGGTGCTTGCACAGGTTCACGCCGGAGGAGATGTTAATGATCCTTATGTGCAAGCTGAGCTGGCGGAAATTGTGGCCAAGATTTCCTTTGAGAAGAATCACCCGCCGCCTAGCTACTTTGATATGCTTATTGGAACACACAGGCGCCGTATGTGGATCGGTATTGGTGTT CAATTCTGGCAATCGATGACGGGTATTAATGT TATCATGTATTACGCGGtattcctcttccagcaagCTGGCCTCGGCGCGACTTCTTCATCCCTCTTGGCAAACGGTCTCCAAGGCGTTGTTCTCAACGTCTTTACTTACCCAAACATGTACTACATGGACAAATGGGGACGGAGATGGCCCATGGTTATCGGTGGTGTTGGCATGGGCATCTCGATGATGATTATTGGCATCCTCATGAAAACAGAGG GTAACCCCGTCTTCGATTCGCTTACACAAAAGACGAACTTCGATTTCGCAAATGCCGCTGCGTCGCGCACGATTATTGCCTTTGTGTATATTTATGTTGCGGTCTTTGCAATTACGTGGGCTTGCGTGGCCTGGGTGTATCCTCCCGAGATATTTAGCATGAGTATGCGTGGTCGCGCCACGTCCATGACGACTGCTACGAACTGGTTTGTC AATTTCTGGTTCGCTTTGTATATCCCTACGGCGATGGCAAAGATCAG CTGGAAGCTTTACATCATATTCATGGCTCTGTGTTACCTCATGAGCATCGTCGTATTCCTCTTCTACCCCGAATCTGCCGGAAAGACTCTTGAAGAAATGGACTTTTTATTCACAAAGGGGCGCTCTCCGTGGACGTTTCTCGACCGCGAGGCTACTAAGATTGGGGCCTTGTTCCAGAGGGATCTTGAGCACGGCGAGGCGCTTACTGTGTTTGATGAGGATGGTATTCTTTCAAAGGATAAGGTCAACCAGGTGGAGGATGTGGTTGAAGCTGGAGGTGGGCATGAGAAGGAGTAG
- a CDS encoding uncharacterized protein (EggNog:ENOG41~TransMembrane:2 (o270-293i314-336o)), translating to MPPERVRRRPACRECRLQKVKCNAAPPSSCTRCRRMQLECVIAPTPASRRTKSQLQRELEDFRRRAELDRDEGNGSRSNSPTRQSGDVDGASASAPVSVPFMVADSVSAPLFVPALTPASEGIVAGLQPQTSPSISTGSNNHQSTISQNQAIEPPATSQLFDGQDVAGRKIEDCFNLFFSLYAPFLPIFNNAVINPNQCFAQSPFLSWVIVYIGSRHYAGDPTLLERLAPKINSMAFAALEKRNNPIQTIQGILLLCQWPTPVDTMHRGISLVLAGAALHLAMVVGLHVTGVGQDFARTILDRNRFDRDSRRMLWRQCCTTCYIIGLAEGIMPLGLNDALTLPVQSEADDGGSSCALDSPQETKVYLKLCEIMICATEALKRAHSGSDSKDSSSLLSCISLFDTQLTKAALQVQTTVDSIYYQCYRLYLLAYHFLVDSAFRKPEGFISLYAVACNLVNMVCQRSEAEESIPKIAPAFIQKTIVLASCTILKIHRSELAPHLDLEAGEQAYFASIVFAREGSIQNNDLSARGATIFSQLWNSQKIFKGKDGKIDSLSSRISSRLSTSVVFDCLWWWRQEFGGSGNPYENRRQPQVTSSMANSNDISLEQRADATTGNNAGALDVQQTAPLTDEPFVDFDWDISLNLNEWPL from the exons ATGCCCCCAGAGAGAGTACGCCGTCGTCCAGCATGCCGAGAGTGTAGGCTGCAAAAA GTCAAATGCAACGCCGCACCCCCCAGCTCTTGTACACGATGTCGCCGAATGCAACTCGAGTGTGTTATTGCACCCACTCCGGCATCTCGGCGGACCAAATCCCAGCTGCAGAGAGAGCTTGAAGACTTCAGGCGCCGTGCCGAGCTGGATCGGGATgagggcaatggcagcagatcGAACAGCCCCACAAGGCAATCTGGGGATGTTGATGGAGCCTCGGCTTCGGCTCCGGTTTCTGTGCCTTTTATGGTTGCGGACTCGGTTTCGGCTCCCTTATTTGTTCCGGCTCTGACTCCAGCTTCAGAGGGTATAGTTGCCGGGTTACAGCCCCAAACATCTCCTTCAATATCTACAGGGAGCAACAATCATCAATCTACTATATCTCAAAATCAGGCTATCGAACCTCCGGCTACTTCTCAACTATTCGATGGACAAGATGTCGCCGGCCGCAAAATTGAAGACTGCTTCAACCT GTTCTTCAGTTTATATGCTCCATTCCTACCAATTTTCAACAATGCCGTAATCAACCCAAACCAATGCTTCGCACAGTCACCTTTCTTGTCGTGGGTCATTGTCTATATAGGCAGCAGGCATTATGCTGGCGATCCAACTTTGTTGGAGCGACTTGCCCCAAAGATTAACTCAATGGCATTCGCAGCGCTTGAGAAACGAAACAATCCTATCCAGACAATACAAGGCATACTGCTGTTATGTCAGTGGCCAACTCCGGTCGACACCATGCACAGAGGCATCAGCCTTGTCCTTGCAGGTGCGgccctccatctcgccatGGTAGTTGGGCTACATGTCACAGGCGTTGGACAGGATTTTGCCAGGACGATACTCGATCGCAATAGATTCGACAGAGACAGTCGACGCATGTTATGGAGACAATGTTGCACGACTTGCTATAT AATTGGGCTTGCTGAAGGAATCATGCCATTAGGCTTGAATGATGCGCTCACTCTACCTGTTCAAtcagaagcagatgatggcgggaGCAGCTGCGCGCTCGACTCTCCTCAAGAAACAAAAGTTTATCTCAAATTGTGTGAAATCATGATTTGTGCAACCGAGGCCTTGAAAAGAGCGCACAGCGGAAGCGACTCCAAagattcttcatcattgctCTCTTGCATTAGTCTCTTCGATACACAATTAACAAAAGCCGCATTGCAAGTGCAGACAACTGTTG ATTCCATTTACTATCAATGCTATCGCTTGTATCTGCTCGCATACCACTTCCTTGTAGATTCAGCATTTCGCAAACCCGAAGGCTTCATTTCTCTCTATGCTGTTGCCTGCAACCTCGTCAATATGGTCTGTCAGCGgtcagaagcagaagagagcATCCCGAAAATTGCGCCTGCTTTCATTCAGAAGACCATTGTTCTAGCATCCTGCACAATTTTGAAGATTCACCGCAGCGAGCTCGCGCCCCATTTAGATCTTGAGGCTGGGGAGCAGGCCTATTTTGCTTCTATAGTCTTTGCGCGTGAAGGATCAATACAAAATAACGACCTAAGTGCCAGGGGTGCCACCATATTCAGCCAGCTATGGAACAGTCAAAAGATTTTcaagggcaaagatggcaaaatAGATAGCTTGAGCAGCCGAATCTCGAGTAGACTGTCCACAAGCGTTGTGTTCGACTGCCTATGGTGGTGGCGACAGGAGTTTGGTGGATCAGGGAATCCCTATGAGAACAGGCGACAAC CCCAAGTCACATCTTCGATGGCGAATAGCAACGACATCTCTCTTGAACAGCGAGCGGATGCGACTACTGGCAACAACGCTGGCGCTCTAGATGTCCAGCAGACAGCTCCGCTAACTGATGAGCCATTTGTTGACTTTGACTGGGATATAAGTCTGAATCTCAATGAATGGCCTTTATGA
- a CDS encoding uncharacterized protein (EggNog:ENOG41~TransMembrane:1 (i501-524o)), whose translation MRTSKSRKQRASKRKRLVTSCSECYRRKQRCDRKTPCNNCLARKIPNKCIFNTSLPSPPGTEQQLPNPTAQPGSGTTHSYESERENVDLGYSLVSGSNAFVDLQEVLGNEELQDISTAYNGGSQFGSSNRDIESLVAKLPPRTAIDALVNLFFDEVNSHYFILERFYFNQLYSRWPAKEDIEPVNYLDSVQLSTELRYFPALLFQVTALSLQFLPPNWNGPSGSSYEPSTSRTYSDLGDRLLYLLGRPGLAITAIQADFLRSSWLKNCGQAVEAWHTVGYATRLAQELGLHRQKEVYQSSKTNLDETLNLFWYEQIKKRLWINLFVWDGYVAMILGRPRTIHMDDCDAKPPMDCSIPEDPSTAVPMTVRLDDSPNISTASAPLFRYALACKVHEMRALKADRPRPKDYSVVQTLHEDIISLMETLPAYLRQKNPDTAWDLDHQYLPQLREELQVMANLFLMTLHRPHIISNMESRKAALQVSLETLDCQLMSFTQAKQHQYHLFGLAFYTIEASLLISIITILFPPQNHETKQKVSNSLHQAVESLFEMKPFNPIAASGYDIVRRCYQRIKTTTESPSTVVDARTAPYETPAEIFNSLMSDLNQEDLIQSQNLQLESSQPNLTSEQASSVNFTRNFPNNFDQTYWLDQLSAIDPFISDQDSGNLWESFLFDP comes from the exons ATGAGAACTTCGAAAAGCAGGAAACAGCGTGCGTCAAAACGGAAGCGATTGGTAACCTCGTGTTCAGAATGCTATCGCAGGAAGCAAAGG TGTGATCGTAAAACTCCGTGCAACAACTGCTTGGCGCGCAAAATACCAAATAAGTGCATATTTAATACTTCGCTACC GTCTCCACCAGGAACTGAACAGCAACTACCAAATCCAACAGCTCAGCCTGGCTCAGGCACTACCCATTCATATGAAAGCGAAAGGGAAAATGTGGACCTTGGATACTCTCTTGTTTCTGGAAGCAATGCCTTTGTTGACTTGCAAGAG GTTCTCGGAAACGAAGAACTCCAAGACATTTCGACTGCCTACAATGGCGGCTCTCAGTTTGGTTCGTCAAATCGAGATATTGAGAGCCTTGTTGCGAAGCTACCCCCGAGAACGGCCATCGATGCTTTGGTTAATTTATTCTTCGACGAAGTGAATTCTCATTACTTCATTCTTGAGAGGTTTTATTTCAATCAACTATATTCACGATGGCCGGCAAAAGAAGACATAGAGCCGGTCAACTATCTGGATTCTGTACAGCTCTCAACGGAATTACGATACTTTCCCgctttgcttttccaagTCACTGCTCTATCGCTGCAATTTTTACCACCCAATTGGAATGGCCCGTCTGGTTCATCATATGAACCTTCTACTTCGCGCACGTATAGCGATCTTGGCGATAGGCTGCTGTACCTTTTGGGGAGACCAGGGCTTGCCATAACTGCAATCCAAGCAGACTTTCTCAGATCATCGTGGTTGAAGAACTGTGGGCAAGCTGTTGAAGCTTGGCATACTGTTGGATATGCCACTAG ACTTGCCCAGGAACTAGGATTGCATAGACAGAAAGAAGTATATCAGTCAAGCAAGACCAATCTTGACGAAACGCTGAATCTGTTTTGGTACGAGCAAATCAAGAAGCGCTTATGGATCAATCTCTTTGTATGGGATGG ATACGTGGCTATGATTCTGGGCCGCCCTCGAACGATCCATATGGATGACTGTGATGCAAAGCCCCCCATGGATTGCAGCATACCCGAAGATCCCTCTACGGCTGTACCAATGACAGTGCGCCTTGATGATAGCCCCAACATCTCAACAGCTTCAGCGCCTCTTTTTCGTTATGCGCTTGCCTGTAAAGTACATGAGATGCGGGCTCTCAAGGCTGATCGTCCTCGCCCAAAAGACTATTCGGTTGTCCAAACGCTCCATGAAGACATAATATCGCTAATGGAGACGTTGCCAGCATATCTGAGGCAGAAGAACCCAGACACTGCCTGGGACCTGGATCATCAGTATCTGCCGCAGCTTCGTGAAGAATTACAAGTCATGGCAAATTTATTTCTGATGACTTTGCATCGACCACATATCATATCCAACATGGAGAGTCGAAAAGCCGCTTTGCAAGTCTCACTTGAGACGCTTGATTGCCAACTAATGTCTTTTACACAAGCCAAACAACATCAATATCATTTATTTGGACTGGCATTCTACACCATCGAGGCTTCGCTCCTTATCTCCATTATCACAATCTTATTCCCACCACAGAACCATGAGACCAAACAAAAGGTCAGCAATAGTCTTCACCAAGCAGTTGAGAGCCTTTTCGAAATGAAGCCTTTCAATCCAATAGCTGCGTCGGGCTATGATATCGTCCGGCGCTGTTATCAGAGAATTAAGACAACAACTGAGTCGCCTAGCACTGTGGTTGATGCAAGAACAGCTCCGTACGAGACTCCGGCTGAGATCTTCAACAGTCTGATGAGTGATCTCAATCAAGAAGATCTTATTCAATCTCAAAATTTGCAACTAGAGTCTTCTCAGCCCAACCTAACTTCAGAACAGGCTTCTTCAGTCAATTTTACTCGGAATTTTCCAAACAACTTCGACCAGACATATTGGTTGGATCAGTTGAGCGCTATTGATCCGTTCATTTCAGACCAGGATTCCGGCAATTTGTGGGAAAGCTTTTTGTTTGATCCATAG
- a CDS encoding uncharacterized protein (EggNog:ENOG41), translating into MTNQVEQQTAVAALRAQLAEPDKIVVCPGVYDGFTARMALKAGFDCLYMTGAGTTISRLGMPDLGIATLNDMKETASMIASLDQSVPLIADADTGYGGPVMVGRTVAQYMQAGVAALHLEDQVQSKRCGHLLNKQLVSEEEFLSRIRAAVLVRNQRVGDILIIARTDALQSEGYEVARDRLKAAVAAGADIAFLEGITSKEHAKQICLDMAPTPVLYNNVPGGVSPDFSVQEAKELGFKLIIYPGLCLQPVFEAVTKAMETLKEAGAPPKTDFNSTGSPKLVFEAVGLQECISLDKAAGGASYDGGV; encoded by the exons ATGACGAATCAAGTTGAACAACAAACGGCCGTGGCTGCTCTACGCGCCCAGTTGGCTGAGCCCGACAAGATCGTTGTGTGTCCTGGTGTATATGATGGATTTACAGCTCGTATGGCTCTTAAAGCTGGCTTTGACTGTTTATACATG ACTGGAGCCGGCACAACCATATCAAGGCTGGGAATGCCAGACCTTGGCATTGCCACTCTCAACGATATGAAAGAAACAGCTTCTATGATTGCTTCGTTAGACCAGAGTGTGCCCCTCATCGCAGATGCAGACACTGGTTACGGTG GCCCTGTAATGGTTGGACGCACTGTTGCACAATACATGCAAGCCGGCGTAGCCGCGCTGCATCTGGAAGACCAAGTCCAGTCCAAGCGCTGCGGCCATCTCTTGAACAAGCAACTTGTCTCCGAAGAAGAATTCTTGTCTCGAATCCGAGCTGCAGTGCTGGTGAGAAATCAGCGTGTGGGGGACATTCTCATCATAGCTCGCACCGACGCTTTACAATCCGAGGGCTATGAAGTAGCAAGAGACCGGCTCAAGGCAgccgttgctgctggagcggATATCGCCTTTCTTGAGGGCATAACATCGAAAGAGCACGCAAAGCAGATCTGCTTGGATATGGCGCCTACTCCTGTCCTGTATAACAACGTGCCTGGAGGAGTGTCCCCGGACTTTTCTGTCCAAGAGGCCAAAGAACTTGGCTTTAAGCTGATTATATATCCCGGATTATGCCTTCAGCCTGTTTTCGAAGCGGTCACAAAGGCCATGGAAACGCTCAAAGAGGCTGGAGCACCTCCAAAAACTGACTTCAACAGTACCGGTTCTCCCAAGTTGGTTTTTGAAGCGGTGGGATTACAGGAATGTATCAGCCTTGACAAGGCAGCAGGAGGTGCATCATACGACGGTGGAGTGTAA